Proteins found in one Lepeophtheirus salmonis chromosome 9, UVic_Lsal_1.4, whole genome shotgun sequence genomic segment:
- the LOC121124286 gene encoding zinc finger protein 711 codes for MELFDFSPSSSDDFGDPLLPGKLNLFEFSNEQILSSSHNSSPQWGSGSTLEEDNSDFGLMDESGDDFLFKTFNGQEDLLVGALLLQTEESKNSEEEASNSSTSSSNSLSSSSTARIKSKSILHCNLCKLVFTESRDLARHTLNFVTRNTCCLCQKSFPTSAKLTIHHRRHIREKPFECEFCFKTFTHSNTLNRHRIIYCDAVRQRCKDLLGEEISNALLPPPLRAAERRAIEAPKTTLPPPCPKLSPRSETQCKVCDKEMFDSESLQNHVDFYLGSRTCCRCSKVLGNRSKLLTHHRSHTKELPYSCSYCSKKFSETSTLRKHEATHGEKKFVCGDCGKSFVRKDYLVKHSHAVHRQTYKCSRCSYVCHKEEDIRVHVDAVHSFE; via the coding sequence ATGGAACTCTTCGACTTTTCACCTTCCTCCTCCGACGACTTTGGAGATCCTCTTCTCCCTGGGAAATTGAACCTTTTTGAGTTTAGTAATGAGCAAATCCTTTCCTCTTCTCACAACTCCTCTCCCCAATGGGGTAGTGGATCCACTCTGGAAGAAGATAACTCAGATTTTGGACTCATGGATGAGTCTGGAGATGACTTTctcttcaaaacatttaatggtCAGGAGGACCTTCTCGTAGGAGCTTTATTACTTCAGACAGAAGAGTCCAAAAACTCTGAAGAGGAAGCTTCCAACTCTAGTACATCCAGCTCCAACTCCCTCTCATCTTCCTCCACAGCAAGGATAAAATCCAAGTCAATCCTACACTGCAATCTTTGTAAACTCGTTTTTACTGAGTCCCGAGACTTGGCTCGTCATACTCTCAACTTTGTTACAAGAAATACATGCTGTCTCTGTCAGAAATCCTTTCCCACCTCCGCAAAACTCACAATCCACCATCGGAGACACATCCGGGAAAAACCTTTCGAGTGTGAGTTCTGCTTTAAGACCTTTACACACTCCAACACGCTAAATCGTCATCGCATCATTTACTGTGATGCCGTGAGACAGCGATGCAAGGACCTACTCGGTGAAGAGATCTCGAACGCACTACTTCCTCCTCCGCTTCGCGCTGCAGAGCGAAGGGCCATTGAGGCTCCCAAAACAACACTTCCACCACCTTGTCCCAAGTTAAGCCCACGCAGTGAGACTCAGTGTAAAGTCTGCGATAAGGAAATGTTCGACTCCGAATCGCTACAGAATCATGTTGACTTTTACCTAGGGAGTCGAACCTGTTGTCGATGTAGCAAGGTCCTTGGCAATCGGAGTAAACTTCTTACACATCACCGCTCACATACAAAGGAGCTCCCCTATTCCTGTTCCTACTGTTCCAAAAAGTTCTCGGAGACCTCCACGTTGCGGAAGCACGAGGCTACACATGGAGAAAAGAAGTTTGTTTGTGGGGACTGTGGTAAGAGCTTTGTTCGAAAGGATTACTTAGTAAAACACTCCCACGCGGTTCATCGACAGACTTACAAGTGCTCTCGATGTTCCTATGTTTGTCATAAAGAAGAGGACATACGGGTCCACGTGGACGCGGTTCACTCCTTTGAATGA